One Syntrophorhabdaceae bacterium genomic window, ATAGGAAATTCAACGTTGAGCTCGATCCAGCGGATGATCAATGGCACAGCCCCTGAGGTGGCAGGCGGTGACAGCGAGCACGACAATGGGAACGGATCCCTGATGCGTATCCTGCCAATCGCCATCTATTTCGCGAGATCCACTCCTCCCAGGATCATCGATCAAGCACACAAGGCATCGGCCCTCACCCATCGTCATTACATCGCCCAGGCAGCATGTGCCTTCTACTGCATCATGGTCAAGGCATTACTGCAAGGAGCAACTCTTCGCGGGGCATATGAATTAACGGCATACGTAGTGCAAAGCTATTACGAAAGGCTGCCGTTCCGCGGCCAGTTGTCTTCTCATTTCTCCCGGCTCTTCTCCGGCAATATAGACAATCTTCCGGAAGACGAGATAGA contains:
- a CDS encoding ADP-ribosylglycohydrolase family protein, producing MFDKNKVSGGLWGAIAGDALGVPVEFHGREERKKDPVMDMRGFGTFDQPPGTWSDDSSLILCTVESLLDGFNAARMGEFFIRWLKDGYWTPNGIAFDIGNSTLSSIQRMINGTAPEVAGGDSEHDNGNGSLMRILPIAIYFARSTPPRIIDQAHKASALTHRHYIAQAACAFYCIMVKALLQGATLRGAYELTAYVVQSYYERLPFRGQLSSHFSRLFSGNIDNLPEDEI